The Jaculus jaculus isolate mJacJac1 chromosome 1, mJacJac1.mat.Y.cur, whole genome shotgun sequence nucleotide sequence CCCTCCCTAAGTTTTTCTTATAACCATTTATGACTTCTGGGCACATAATTATCCACCTATATAGCCATGTTTTCTGTTTTACCATATAACTTACTTAACATATTCACGGGTTATCAGGACATGAATATCCAACAGAGGGGATAGAAGTATGGCTTTGTTCTATCTTCTATTCAGTCCTTCGCATGACACACAAGATCCTTCTTATCTCCCACAATACATGATACattggagatacacacacacacacacacacacacacacacacacagagacagatgatatagatatagatatagatatagatatagatatagatatagatatagatatagatatagatatagatatagatatagatatatagatatagatatagatatagatatagatatagatatagatatagatatagatatagatacacacacacacacacacacacacacacatatatatactattGTTTAACAAGTtatgttacattttttttaattttatttatttgagagcgacagacacagagagaaagacagatagagggagagagagagaatgggcgcgccagggcttccagcctctgcaaacgaactccagacgcgtgcgcccgcttgtgcatctggctaacgtgggacctggggaaccgagcctcgaaccggggtccttaggcttcacaggcaagcgcttaaccactaagccatctctccagcccttatattaaAGTTTAATCACATTATCCCATAGTTCTTGTAGGTTAGAAATTCAGGGAGTAGAGATTCTCATGAGGCTGAAATAAACATGTCAGCTGGGCTGCCTTCATCTAAAAAACCTGATTAAAGAAGTGTCTGCTTTCCAGTTTATTCACATGAATACTAACACTATCCCCCTTTTCCTATGTGCTTGCTTGAATCTATACGTATTTCACCACATAGGCTTCTCCACAAGGAAGCTCATAATctggcagttggctttctttaGCAAGAGCCAGGAGAGAACGAAGAGTAATTCAGACCTTTGTAACTTTAACCCATCACAACCTTAAGCAGTGAGACCAGCCCACACAGTATTCATAGGGACTTGCAAAGACATGCATACCAGGAAATAGGATACCATGATAGATGCTGTCTAGCACATCCCAATGAGTATTCCCTGTGCTCTCACCTCACAAAACCAtcaacattccatgaaaaaattcaaaaagtattTCAGAACCCATGTCTTATATTTGTTTTTCAGTCAACTCATTCAAAGCAGTGGGGAAAACTAGCCTGCCTTCTTGGAGCAGACACTCTAGCAAAGGGAGTACAATAAATAACTGCGCatgatatgaaggagagtgtGAGCTCTGGCAGGTAAGGGGTGGGGTGCATTTTAGTGGGGTGAAGCTTTTGTGTATGAGGTGGTCTGGAAAGCCCTTCAAAAACCCTCCCTTGTGCAGAGACATGAAGGAAGCAGAAGCCACCACAAGAACATTTGCAAGACTATCCTAGATGTCAAGGCAAAGTGGCTAAGCTCTCAAGAAATACACCACCAGAGATTCTGCCTGTCTAGAACACTGTGAGCAAGggagaaaataattgaaaaccagaaacaaaatctTATAGAGCCTTATAAGTCCTTAAAAGGACTTTgttcttaattattatttatgtacacagtatgtatacaaccatggtagcctcctccctgtcctccccctctgcagggcctctcttcattggggaatggtggatcatgcattgtggagttagacttTTATTCTAAGACTGGATGCACCACTGCATAACTCCCCTCACCCTGAAAAGCAGCCACTTAAAGTgcagaatttcaagatattagttCCAGTTGTCTTTTTTGAGTGGGGTAGGTAAAGGATGTTTTGCTTTATAGTATAACTACATTCTGAGAAAGGCATACATCTTATACAGCTCATCAATCCCACATTTTCTAattacttactttaaaaaaataatagtgagggctgaagagatggcttagtggttaagtgcttgcctgtgaagcctaaggaccccagttcaaggctcaattccccaggacccacattagccagatgcacaagggggcgcacatgtctggagttcgtttgcagtgactggaagccttagcgtgcccattctcactctctctctctctctctctctctctctgcctctttctctctctgtcgctctcaaataaataaataaaaataaacaaacaaaactaaaaaaaaataacagtgaatataaagagatgagcAAGAAGAAGGATCAGGGAAGGGCAAAAGGACACATGAGAGATGTAAATAGAAGGATGGGAGATACTGTGGGAGAGAAATGGAGGAGGAGGGggttcagtattttttttaaaaagtgtcaggaatcaacaaaaacaagtGGTAAATTAAAAACACCAGAATGAGAATtgggaaaattgctcagtggttaaagacgttTGTTTGCAAAGACCACTGGCCCAGCtccataaggccagatgcacaaactggtgcatgcatttggagtttgtttgcagcagcacaaggctttggtgtgcccatcctttctctttctctctcaaatagatagagaaaatatttaaaagaaagaaaatgtcagagTGACAGATACCTAAATATCTATATtccaaataaagagaaataaaaaatactgaaGTTTGCTGGGTGTTGAAGACTGTGTATCACTAAATATGGGAGGGGGGAGAACATCAAACCTATTTCCGTTCCATGTTTAAGTCAAACAATTTCAAAGAATCTTGGCTGTCACCCAGGTCCAAGTTAACTGCTACATGCAAACCTCACCTGAAGGTAGATCCTCACCTAAGTGCCTAAAAAGGGTGTTATGAACCACAGAGTGAGCTGATGCCTACCAAATACCTAAACCTCAATCTGCCTGGACACAGTAAAACCCAAGGAAATTCTTATTTATATTCACATATTGGCCAGATTTCCCAATGCAGTGATCTGGGAATTTGTTAAAGGACACTTTATTGTGGTTGTCTATGCCCCACCCCAAGGTTCTTACCTCATGTGCTACATAGAGGTCACCTTCAGGCACCATGGAGGGTCTACCCAGTGGGTAGAtgcagataagaaaatagaaatgagtTGTATCACTGTAAGAGAACTTGGCATAGGCAGTTAGGAGAGGCTAGGCCTGCAGCCAGCTTTCACAAAGATAAGCTTATATAAGAGAAGGTAGCAAACACTTCATTAGCAAATACTGATATTTGTGGACAGGAAGACCAGAACAAGACAGGAGAGTAAAATGCCTTGGCTTGTCCTTGGTCTCCTACATCTTCTCTGGGCTATGGCTGGAACCAGTACCCAGACCAGAAGCTCATGCTGTGAGTATGGACTTTGTTCTGCAGAATTCAGGGAAGCTCTTTCCCAAGGATAGGCAGAGATCTCAGTCACTGAGCTCTGCTGACAAGAAAGCAGTTGAAATGGCACTGACTACAGGAATGCCAAAGTGGATAACTTAGGGGCAGGGGGAATGTTGTTCCTATCTCCTGACTTAATAGCATAAGTTCCCTCAGAATCAAGTCAATTTCTATTAAAAGAGATTGAAACcaaacttatttaaaatacaatataCTGAAACCTGCtttttatatgctaataaaattaaaatttttcagaagatggaaagagagattgaATTAGGATTATAGGAATGATGTTGCTGATGCAAAATAGGCACTTAGTGGTTACTCAACCAGGTACCACTATAAATAGGAAGCTTGTGTACATAGCAAGGATAGATTATGTGCTAAATCTTTAATATTCTTCATTAATGCAAGAGAAAAATCAGTGATTTCCAAGAAGTGgctagaactcatgtaaaaaaaaaaaaatctaagccacACTGCTTAAAGTTAGTAAATGAAAAGTAGTTTTAAATATATAAGGCTATTGGAGAAGATATAATGACTAATTAATCTgaaaaaattcatattttctaCATTTCTCTTCAGTCACTTGATCACAGAACTCTCAAGCCTTGTGTTAAAAGGTGTATGGCATGGGGTTATGTTTGTGAAGAGAGGAAATAAGGGCTGAGTCAGTGGGCTGATAGAACGGCTTTTCTCTTCTCAGCTGTCCCCTCAGAACAGTGGCCCTGGGTTGATGGTCTACAAGCACTCATGGAGAAGTCGGTGACCACATCAGCCTTCCCAAACCCCAGCATCCTGATTGCCATGAACCTGGCCAGTGCCATTGACCCAGAGGCCCAGAAGCTCCTGACTTATAAGCTCCTGGCCAGTGACACTGCGGGTGAGATATCTGAGCCCCTCCCTGTGGCCTGAATTCTCCACAACACTGACTACCCTCAGAGCCTATCTTTGGGACACTTCCCATCCCAATGCTCCCTCGTTCACACCTGTAGAATACCTGTTTAGAAATATATGTAGgcctggaaggattgcttagtagttatggtacttgcctttgaagtctaaggacccagattcaattctccagtacccacgtaagccagatgcatgggccaccttgtgcatctggagttcatttgcagtgatcctgcaatattctccctctctctttctttccctctccctctctctctctctctctctctctctctcataaattaataaataaaatagtttttaaaagaaatatatgtgaAGTTAGAATATTTGGGAAGAAGCACAGGGAAACAGAAAGTTCCAGACAGGATGTATAAAGAAAGTGCTTCCAGTTCTTGATCTACTAGGTTTGAACTCTGTGTCCTTGAGCAAGTCCCTGGATGTTATTTAACTTCACCTTGACTTCTAACAACAATGACAACACCTGCAACAAGATCTATGCTCTTACTTCACAAGTGCCGATATGAGGTCCAAGTTACACAACAGAGTTTGTTACTTTATACTGCACAATCATGGATAACTGagggatatttttctttcttttctaaccaGACACAGGGACTCTTTTTGTAAATTGTACCAAATAATAGGTTTTATTATAGAATCATCAAATCACACAAAAGATACAATATTCCCTTAAGAATATTTCTGCATTTATCTGGGAAGACATCAAAAAAGAATGCACTACTTAAAACTCCAGATGACCTTGCTGAGAAGCAGAAAGCTCAGCGCAGGCCCAGTGGTGCCTCACCTGAGAATGTCCGTGCAACACTGTTCTTGTTCTCTCCTTTGCAGACCTGACCATTGGGCCACTCTCCCTTACCATCATGGCCCTCACCTCTTCCTGCCGAGACTCTGGAAGTAAAGTGTCAGTTCTCCAGAAACGAATGGAGAACTGGGCACCTTCAAGTAAGAACTCATtggaaagggaaagtgagggataGGGTCCTTCCTGGGAATTTTAATCCTGCAAAGGAAAATGATGGATATGGGGATAATTTAGTATTAGGGGGAAAGGCACAGGATCACCTCTGCTTGATCTCACACCAGTGAGAGATCCACTTCTCTAGTTACTGCACTGGGCACATGGATTGCCTGTATGGAGATAGCATCATCCATCATATTCTCTTCAAATGCCAAATGGCACTCTTATGCTGAGAATCCTAGCTGTCATAGGCCCGTTCTGTGTCTTACTTTGgggatatattttttcttaaaatttttatttaaaactttggcTTTATCTTCTTCACAAATGTCTTCAGCATAATGAATGTTAACCTAAGGATGGTTCTCTTTCATCTTTTGAGGTCCAAATGATGAAGCCTTGGCCTTCTACGGGCCTGGCCTGGCAATCTTGGCACTGTGCCAGAAGAACCCAGAGACAACCTTACCAATAGCAGTGCGCCTTGCAAAGGCCCTGCTGGCCAACTCTTCTCCCTTCAATGTGGGTAAGTTGTTGCATCAAACACTGCCCTACACTGAGAACATCGACGGCTCGGGATTCTGAGAGGCAGAGCTGGAGGGGGTGTGGGGCaggagactttccacagagaagCTGAGAATCATGCAAGTGGGAATAGGTGAGAGACACCTAGGAAATGTTTGTTGGATGTGTGAATAAAGGAGTAAATGAAAGCCGGGGAAACAGTAACGTGTAGAAGCAAGGACAATACTTAGATGTCTGACAGCCACAGAACCATGACTAGGAACAATAAACATGTTACCCAAGTCAAAATTTCTTCCCAAACCTGGTAGCGATGTATTGACTCTGCCCAAGCTACACTCTTTCTTTAATCACTACTAATTTGTCCATGCTCTGTATTCGCAGTACTTATTCTTTTTATATCCAAAAACCTCTTTCTATTAAGCACCTGTTGTCTGAGCCCTAATCCCAGGATGTTCCCTTTCAATAAACACTGTGACCATCTTATTCCTTTGTCCTACAAGCATTTGGCTACTTGTGAATGGAACCTTTCTCCTCTGCAATATTACTtccttcttgtctccttttctgtGTGTAACTCTCTCCTTTGTGGGTGCCACTGGCATGGGCCTCACTGTCATATCCATCTGCCACTCTCTAAGCAGCAGTGTTATCTCAAGCTTTCGCTGCCTTTGACATGCTTCTTGATCAACCTTTCTCCTTTCACAGTCTATCAGACAAGAAGGTACATGTGAATTTGAGAACAAACGGGCCTTCCTTTCCCACCTTGAGCCTCATGGATTTGGGGCCATTTCTGCCAGTTCAGGAAGTTTGGACTTCTTTGTCTCTGGATGTTAATAACACTGCTACTCATGATGAAGTTTTGTAACTTCCAGGTAGAGATGAGGAGAGATGGGAAGGTCAGAGAAATTAAAGATGCTATCTGCCAAGTCTTTCATTTGCTCCCATCTTGTCACCCCAGAGCTTGTTCATTTGGTCCATGCATGTTTATCACATGCAAACAGTGAAGAAGCCACTGTACTGATGGGGTTGCAGCATTCCCACACCAGTGTTTTGCAGAGCCCCCAATCCAGAAAGCATATAAATAATGCTGAGATAGAAAAGTAAGTACAAACAACAAATACTAACAAGATTGAATCTGCTGTGCTAGAAAGATCTAGACGGCTTTTCTTAGTGGTGGTGATGGCCAGGCTTCCAAGAACTGGCAACATTTCAAAAGATAACCACTGGAACAAGATAAGTGGACTGAGCATACTCTTTACTTGCATTATTTAAAATCTGGACCTGTTGATTTCTATAATTTATGTTCAAGTTCTAGTCCTGCTACTTACTGACTGTATGGCTATGGGAAAAGACTTGTCTTCACAGAGCCTTCATTTCCTCATTTCTTAAGCAAAGATAATTGCAGGTCCTATTTCACAGGTGGTCTTGAGAAGTAAATGAGGTCCTGTAACTAGAACCTGATAAACATGAGCCATGATGGTGATTGAAATGCGGGTTTATCCTACCTGTGATTCCCAGACACAGGAGCAGTGGTGACCTTGGCCCTGACCTGCATGTACAACAAGATCCCCGTGGGTTCCCAAGAAAATTACAGAGCCTTGTTTGGCCAGGTACTAAAAGTTGTTGTGGAGAAT carries:
- the Cblif gene encoding cobalamin binding intrinsic factor, with product MPWLVLGLLHLLWAMAGTSTQTRSSCSVPSEQWPWVDGLQALMEKSVTTSAFPNPSILIAMNLASAIDPEAQKLLTYKLLASDTADLTIGPLSLTIMALTSSCRDSGSKVSVLQKRMENWAPSSPNDEALAFYGPGLAILALCQKNPETTLPIAVRLAKALLANSSPFNVDTGAVVTLALTCMYNKIPVGSQENYRALFGQVLKVVVENISMNIKDNGIIGNLYSTGLAMQALSVTPEQPTKKWDCEKTMDTILKEIKQGKFQNPMSIAQILPSLNGKTYLDIPQVTCGPDHEVQPTRFNYPTPVPTSATNITVTYTINNQLRGVELLFNVTIEVSVRGGSVLLVVLEEAQRKNPMFKFETIMTSWGPVVSSINNIAEDVNHKTYWQFLSNKTPLDEGVAYYIPFNHEHITANFTKY